A single region of the Lactobacillus isalae genome encodes:
- a CDS encoding winged helix-turn-helix transcriptional regulator, producing MPHHIYNCAEGCPVESTLQIISGKWKSVIIYHLIKEKNCRFNELQKLMPNCSRRMLSLQLKELENDQIIAKTIFPTVPPKTSYQLTSLGKTLTPLILEMEKWGNKYNQLHE from the coding sequence ATGCCACATCATATTTATAATTGTGCCGAAGGTTGTCCTGTTGAAAGCACACTTCAAATTATCTCAGGCAAATGGAAAAGCGTAATTATCTATCATTTAATCAAAGAAAAGAACTGTCGCTTCAATGAATTGCAGAAGTTGATGCCTAATTGTTCAAGACGAATGTTATCACTGCAATTAAAAGAATTAGAAAACGATCAAATTATTGCTAAAACGATCTTTCCAACCGTGCCGCCTAAAACCAGTTATCAATTAACATCATTAGGTAAAACTCTTACTCCATTAATTCTAGAAATGGAAAAATGGGGAAATAAGTATAATCAATTACATGAATAA
- a CDS encoding zinc-binding alcohol dehydrogenase family protein encodes MKAIGFKKHLKIDDPESLIDFEMKKPTAKGHDLLVKVNAVSVNPVDIGVRKGGHSVLKTPKVIGWDACGVVEEVGSNVSLFKPGDRVFYAGSFIRSGSDSEYQLVDERIVGHAPETLKDNEAAAMPLTSLTAYEALFEQMDLTWNQENNQHKTILIINGAGGVGSVATQLAHLAGLTVIATASRPDSIKWTQDHGADYVVNHREDLVKQVRKLGFKYVDYILELKDLDGHWKEMCELIKPEGHIVSITENYRPINLRLLTKKKAHFSWEWMYTKSYYQTDDMITQHDILDKIAQMLDSGKLRCTMTKSLTPLNATNLRKAHKLVESGHMTGKVVISDWENN; translated from the coding sequence ATGAAAGCAATTGGATTTAAAAAACATTTGAAAATTGATGATCCTGAAAGCCTGATTGACTTTGAAATGAAAAAGCCTACTGCTAAGGGACATGATTTGCTGGTAAAAGTAAATGCAGTATCAGTCAATCCAGTAGATATTGGAGTAAGAAAAGGAGGACATTCAGTTTTAAAGACTCCAAAAGTAATTGGCTGGGATGCATGTGGTGTAGTTGAAGAAGTAGGATCTAATGTTAGCCTTTTTAAACCTGGTGATCGTGTATTTTATGCAGGTTCATTTATTCGCTCAGGTAGTGATAGTGAGTATCAACTGGTTGATGAAAGAATAGTTGGTCATGCTCCAGAAACTTTAAAAGATAATGAAGCAGCCGCAATGCCTTTAACCTCTCTTACCGCGTACGAAGCCTTATTTGAACAAATGGATTTAACCTGGAATCAAGAGAATAATCAACATAAAACAATTTTAATTATTAATGGTGCTGGAGGAGTAGGGTCTGTTGCAACTCAACTAGCACATTTAGCAGGGCTAACAGTTATTGCTACTGCATCTCGCCCAGACAGTATCAAATGGACACAAGATCATGGTGCTGATTATGTAGTAAATCACCGTGAAGATTTGGTAAAACAAGTGAGAAAATTAGGTTTCAAGTATGTTGATTATATTTTGGAATTAAAAGATTTAGATGGTCACTGGAAAGAAATGTGTGAATTAATTAAGCCTGAAGGACACATTGTTTCAATTACTGAAAACTATCGTCCAATTAATTTGAGATTGTTAACTAAAAAGAAAGCACACTTTTCATGGGAATGGATGTATACAAAATCCTATTATCAAACAGATGATATGATTACTCAGCATGATATTTTAGACAAAATCGCGCAAATGTTAGATAGTGGTAAACTTAGATGCACTATGACTAAGTCATTAACACCTTTGAATGCAACAAATTTACGCAAGGCTCATAAATTAGTGGAAAGTGGTCACATGACTGGAAAAGTTGTGATTTCTGACTGGGAGAATAATTAA
- a CDS encoding TetR/AcrR family transcriptional regulator codes for MSDIRVQNTKNNLSAALLSCLENKSVYELKIKDIIDKAGVSTRTFYQYYSDVHDLLRDTEDSFVAEYLKNVEKDRDSLGDLDLDIPFEDQLENILNATKNTIEFCYANKKEIQILLSDNGDMHFYNMIFHTGCEEIMKRMSQMKHIDELKMNEKEEMRMMISIQVFVHSIIGMVRVLLEYSDRLAPYDVRQSILTFLRESPIASMNMNKK; via the coding sequence TTGAGCGATATTAGGGTACAGAATACAAAGAATAATTTAAGTGCTGCTCTTTTAAGCTGTTTAGAAAATAAAAGTGTTTATGAGTTAAAAATAAAAGATATTATTGATAAGGCTGGCGTAAGTACTAGAACGTTTTATCAATATTATTCTGACGTACATGACTTACTAAGAGATACAGAAGATAGCTTTGTTGCAGAATATCTAAAAAATGTTGAAAAAGACCGTGATTCATTAGGTGATCTTGATCTAGACATTCCTTTCGAGGATCAGTTAGAAAATATTTTAAATGCAACAAAAAATACTATTGAATTTTGTTATGCAAATAAAAAAGAAATTCAGATTTTACTATCTGATAATGGTGATATGCACTTTTATAATATGATTTTCCACACTGGTTGTGAGGAAATTATGAAGCGTATGAGCCAGATGAAGCATATTGATGAGTTAAAGATGAACGAAAAAGAAGAAATGAGAATGATGATTAGTATCCAGGTATTTGTTCATAGTATCATTGGAATGGTAAGGGTTTTACTTGAATACAGCGATAGGCTGGCTCCATATGATGTTCGTCAAAGTATACTTACATTCTTACGTGAATCACCGATAGCTTCCATGAATATGAATAAAAAATAG
- a CDS encoding YbhB/YbcL family Raf kinase inhibitor-like protein: MKIEIPTMNGFIPDCYSKFANEDQKIEGKPSRSFPIFITDASDKAKTLAVYFRDFDSVPVCGFTWIHWLAANLPVQDVPANISHSKNSSLDFVQGNNSNISKFLSENSGPVEGYTGPMPPDKTHYYTLTVYALDTKLDLKEGYWLNDFLREMEGHIIDSATISVPSRAK; this comes from the coding sequence ATGAAAATAGAAATTCCAACTATGAATGGATTCATTCCGGATTGCTACAGTAAATTTGCTAATGAAGATCAAAAAATTGAAGGGAAGCCTAGTAGATCTTTCCCAATTTTTATTACTGATGCGTCTGATAAGGCAAAAACTTTAGCTGTGTATTTTAGAGATTTTGATTCAGTTCCAGTCTGTGGATTTACTTGGATTCACTGGTTAGCTGCCAATCTTCCGGTTCAAGATGTTCCAGCTAATATTAGTCATTCTAAGAATAGCAGCCTTGATTTTGTCCAAGGAAATAATAGTAATATTAGCAAGTTTTTGAGTGAAAATTCTGGCCCAGTTGAGGGCTATACAGGTCCGATGCCTCCTGATAAGACGCACTATTACACCTTAACCGTGTATGCATTAGATACAAAACTTGATCTAAAAGAAGGTTATTGGTTAAACGACTTTTTGCGTGAAATGGAAGGTCATATAATTGACAGTGCGACTATTTCAGTTCCAAGTAGAGCAAAGTAA
- a CDS encoding putative holin-like toxin, whose product MIGGCFSSWRRGLWSDINWKGFSLMSVYEAISLMLLFGTFMLALLTYIDHHNKKQTKTPLNS is encoded by the coding sequence ATGATCGGTGGCTGTTTTTCCTCCTGGAGGCGAGGCCTATGGTCCGACATCAATTGGAAAGGGTTCAGTCTAATGAGCGTATACGAAGCTATCTCGTTGATGCTGTTGTTTGGTACCTTTATGTTAGCTTTGCTGACGTATATCGATCATCACAACAAAAAACAAACAAAAACGCCGCTCAATTCATAA
- a CDS encoding helix-turn-helix domain-containing protein: MRLGQKITELRKKNNLSQEGLAEKMNVSRQAVSKWESDQSIPDIEKIVSLSELFGVTTDYLLKSGAPSFEIKTVDIPAEDKLPILPDELVQKYLSTAKKSSQLRALAIALAIFSPACISFCSALSGFLIGASDKMQLIISLIGFAATIVVLAIACGLLVYSFLIMREFKQLNKQNFDIMKEKERLKSTIQSFHHTNDKYFVLSCILAVLGIIGPVMSGLSNSNGTVSLIAWGITFSIFSGATYFFISYIAQLRYLSLLIKYRKHLPSNLHKLFVYGSWIYIFCILGIDYIVSRFIEPNFSATNVFYLGIVIYCLFTYFFIKEKAE, translated from the coding sequence ATGAGATTAGGTCAAAAAATCACGGAATTACGAAAAAAGAATAATCTTTCTCAAGAAGGCTTAGCTGAAAAAATGAATGTTAGTCGCCAAGCCGTTTCAAAATGGGAAAGCGATCAATCAATTCCCGATATCGAAAAAATCGTTAGCTTATCAGAATTATTTGGCGTCACCACAGATTATTTACTAAAAAGTGGTGCTCCATCTTTTGAAATTAAAACAGTAGATATTCCCGCAGAAGATAAATTACCTATTTTACCTGATGAATTAGTTCAAAAATATTTGTCTACTGCCAAAAAGAGTTCACAATTACGTGCTTTGGCAATAGCTCTTGCTATCTTCAGTCCAGCATGTATTAGTTTTTGCAGTGCTCTTTCAGGGTTCCTAATAGGTGCCAGTGATAAAATGCAATTAATCATTTCCCTTATTGGATTTGCTGCAACCATTGTAGTTCTTGCAATTGCATGTGGTCTTCTAGTTTATAGTTTTCTTATTATGCGTGAATTTAAGCAGTTAAATAAACAAAATTTTGACATTATGAAAGAGAAAGAGAGATTAAAGTCTACTATTCAATCATTTCACCATACTAATGATAAATATTTTGTTTTATCCTGCATCCTAGCAGTCTTAGGTATTATTGGACCAGTAATGAGTGGTCTCAGCAACTCTAATGGGACAGTGTCTCTTATTGCCTGGGGAATAACTTTCTCAATTTTCAGTGGCGCCACATATTTCTTTATATCTTATATAGCGCAACTTCGGTATCTTTCTCTTTTAATTAAATACAGAAAGCATCTGCCGTCTAACTTACACAAATTATTTGTTTACGGAAGCTGGATCTATATTTTTTGTATTTTAGGTATAGATTACATTGTTAGTAGATTTATTGAACCTAATTTTAGCGCTACGAATGTTTTTTATTTAGGAATTGTAATCTATTGTCTATTTACATATTTTTTCATTAAGGAAAAAGCAGAATAA
- a CDS encoding NAD(P)H-dependent oxidoreductase, producing the protein MDFLIIYCHPYENSFNHAILESVKSNLAHKHKSFKVIDLYQEQFNPIYDKEELRLFHTGKTHDPLVTKYLNYLREASAIIFITPLWWNSIPAMLKGFIDKVMKEGKGLSHTVSKTGIHGELTNIKHTYVLTTSTSPTFYVKLFLGNGIKRIFVNKTLKQLGMQDRHWIHFGGVTNSTQHQRIAYLTKINHYKFSSRNY; encoded by the coding sequence ATGGATTTCTTAATCATCTATTGTCATCCTTATGAAAACAGTTTTAACCATGCAATTTTAGAATCAGTAAAATCAAATTTAGCACATAAGCATAAAAGCTTTAAAGTAATTGACTTGTATCAAGAACAATTTAATCCTATTTATGACAAAGAAGAATTACGTTTATTTCATACTGGTAAAACTCATGATCCTCTAGTAACAAAATACTTAAATTACTTAAGAGAAGCTTCCGCAATAATTTTTATTACTCCACTTTGGTGGAATAGTATCCCGGCAATGCTTAAAGGCTTTATTGATAAAGTTATGAAAGAAGGAAAAGGATTATCCCATACTGTAAGCAAAACTGGTATTCACGGCGAATTAACTAACATTAAACATACTTATGTCCTCACCACTTCAACTTCACCAACTTTTTATGTCAAACTCTTTTTGGGAAATGGTATTAAACGAATTTTTGTTAACAAAACTCTAAAGCAATTAGGGATGCAAGATCGACATTGGATTCATTTTGGTGGTGTCACAAATTCTACACAACACCAGAGAATAGCTTACTTAACTAAGATTAATCACTATAAGTTTTCCTCTCGCAACTATTAG
- a CDS encoding TetR/AcrR family transcriptional regulator, producing MTTEEKIINQTIHLIDTNGYQNLSLRKLTKELGLTTGAFYRHFKDKNELFQKTVIQLSKRFIEQIPLNEDYSSKQQLLIIAKYICQSITMHPNQMDFLFYQLSALDLYSNANQYPFLQKVKVLITNLNSSTTLSDQDLFIQIWSFIQGYALLIKNKITRYDAQLVEYTLDQLLKGKD from the coding sequence ATGACAACCGAAGAAAAAATTATAAATCAAACCATTCATCTAATCGACACTAATGGGTATCAAAACTTAAGTTTACGCAAACTTACAAAGGAACTGGGACTTACAACAGGTGCTTTTTATAGACATTTCAAAGATAAAAATGAACTATTTCAAAAAACAGTAATCCAATTATCTAAACGATTTATTGAGCAGATCCCATTAAATGAAGATTATTCATCTAAGCAACAGTTACTCATTATCGCTAAATATATTTGTCAGTCTATAACTATGCATCCCAACCAAATGGACTTCTTATTCTACCAATTGTCAGCACTAGATTTATATTCAAATGCTAATCAATATCCCTTTTTGCAGAAAGTAAAAGTTTTAATTACTAATCTTAATTCATCAACTACTCTTTCTGATCAAGATTTATTTATTCAAATCTGGTCCTTTATTCAAGGATATGCATTACTAATTAAAAATAAAATTACTCGCTATGACGCACAATTAGTGGAATACACTTTAGATCAACTTTTGAAAGGAAAAGATTAA
- a CDS encoding YjdF family protein, translating into MIKGVLTIIFDEPFYKAIFERFDGTQYKVAQVNMGTSLPTMPKIINLVNEHYSDLRFSKSTLDQEVMHHINPKRAQRLAHKEVRERGIGTKAQQALKKQFEKSKITRKKMNKDKKREMQKERFLQKQIKRRKKHRGH; encoded by the coding sequence GTGATTAAAGGTGTATTAACTATTATTTTTGATGAACCATTCTACAAAGCAATTTTTGAGCGATTCGATGGTACTCAGTATAAAGTGGCTCAAGTTAATATGGGAACTTCATTGCCAACGATGCCAAAAATAATTAACTTGGTGAATGAGCATTATTCTGACTTACGATTTAGCAAATCAACTCTAGATCAGGAAGTAATGCATCATATTAACCCCAAAAGAGCTCAAAGATTAGCGCATAAAGAAGTTCGGGAACGTGGAATTGGTACTAAAGCTCAACAAGCTTTAAAAAAGCAATTTGAGAAATCGAAAATAACTAGAAAAAAGATGAATAAAGATAAAAAACGTGAAATGCAAAAAGAGCGCTTTTTACAAAAACAAATTAAACGTCGAAAAAAACATCGAGGTCATTAA
- a CDS encoding putative holin-like toxin, which translates to MSVYEAISLMLLFGTFVLALLTYIDNHNKK; encoded by the coding sequence ATGAGCGTATACGAGGCTATCTCGTTAATGCTGTTGTTTGGTACTTTTGTGTTAGCATTGCTAACATATATCGATAACCACAACAAAAAATAA